Proteins co-encoded in one Amaranthus tricolor cultivar Red isolate AtriRed21 chromosome 7, ASM2621246v1, whole genome shotgun sequence genomic window:
- the LOC130818878 gene encoding autophagy-related protein 18d-like isoform X2, translating into MSSTVSTSQGFVPSSRFGAYQFSNSGTSGPFDKVEPPNNDGDDTELLSVSWNQDYTCFAAGTSSGFRIYNCDPFKETFRRDLKNGGFGIVEMLFRCNILALVGGGMDSQYSSNKVMIWDDHQSRCIGEFSFRSEVRAVKLRRDHIVVVLEHKVYVYNFLDLKLLHQFETIANPRGLCCLSHHVNTFVLACPGRRRGQVRVEHFGLHVTKIINAHESRLACFALTLDGLVLATASTKGTLIRVFNTMDGTCLQEVRRGTEKADIYDISFSQNVQWLAVSSDRGTIHIFSLRVRVAGEDESARLFSTPGLVHQNSSSSLDPLISHTAGANPSLSLPFVKGVLPKYFSSEWSFARFHLPENTRCIVAFGSHNTVIVVGLDGRCRFDPNNGGVMSQQEYVRFLKTGGNAR; encoded by the exons ATGAGTTCAACTGTTTCGACATCTCAAGGGTTTGTTCCATCGTCAAGGTTTGGTGCCTATCAATTCTCAAACTCTGGAACTTCTGGTCCTTTTGATAAGGTGGAGCCTCCTAACAATGATGGTGATGATACAGAATTGTTGAGTGTATCCTGGAATCAGGATTATACATGTTTTGCTGCAGGTACTAGTTCTGGTTTCcgtatatataattgtgatcCATTTAAGGAAACATTCAGACGAGATCTTAAAAATGGAGGTTTTGGCATTGTCGAGATGCTTTTCCGTTGTAATATCTTGGCACTGGTTGGTGGTGGCATGGATTCTCAATACTCTTCAAATAAGGTTATGATTTGGGATGATCATCAGAGTCGATGCATTGGTGAGTTTTCTTTTAGGTCGGAGGTTCGTGCTGTGAAGTTGAGAAGGGATCACATTGTTGTTGTGTTGGAGCACAAGGTTTACGTTTATAACTTCTTGGATTTGAAACTACTTCATCAGTTTGAAACAATAGCTAATCCTAGGGGGCTGTGTTGTCTCTCACACCATGTAAATACATTTGTCCTGGCTTGCCCAGGTCGTCGCAGAGGGCAAGTTAGGGTTGAACATTTTGGACTCCATGTTACAAAGATAATAAATGCCCATGAATCTCGCCTGGCATGCTTTGCTTTAACATTAGATGGATTGGTTCTTGCAACAGCTAGTACGAAGGGAACACTCATAAGAGTTTTTAATACAATGGATGGTACTTGCTTGCAGGAG GTTCGTAGAGGGACAGAAAAGGCTGATATATATGATATTTCATTCTCTCAAAATGTTCAATGGTTGGCTGTTTCGAGTGATAGGGGCACTATTCATATATTTAGTCTGAGAGTTCGAGTAGCGGGAGAAGATGAATCAGCTCGACTTTTTTCTACACCAGGATTGGTGCATCAGAATTCTTCATCTTCTCTTGACCCTCTGATTTCTCATACGGCTGGTGCTAATCCTAGTTTATCACTTCCGTTTGTAAAAG GAGTGCTTCCCAAATATTTTAGTTCAGAGTGGTCATTTGCTCGGTTTCACTTGCCGGAGAATACTCGATGCATTGTTGCATTTGGATCCCACAATACTGTCATTGTGGTAGGCTTGGATGGAAG
- the LOC130818878 gene encoding autophagy-related protein 18d-like isoform X1: MSSTVSTSQGFVPSSRFGAYQFSNSGTSGPFDKVEPPNNDGDDTELLSVSWNQDYTCFAAGTSSGFRIYNCDPFKETFRRDLKNGGFGIVEMLFRCNILALVGGGMDSQYSSNKVMIWDDHQSRCIGEFSFRSEVRAVKLRRDHIVVVLEHKVYVYNFLDLKLLHQFETIANPRGLCCLSHHVNTFVLACPGRRRGQVRVEHFGLHVTKIINAHESRLACFALTLDGLVLATASTKGTLIRVFNTMDGTCLQEVRRGTEKADIYDISFSQNVQWLAVSSDRGTIHIFSLRVRVAGEDESARLFSTPGLVHQNSSSSLDPLISHTAGANPSLSLPFVKGVLPKYFSSEWSFARFHLPENTRCIVAFGSHNTVIVVGLDGSFYRCRFDPNNGGVMSQQEYVRFLKTGGNAR, encoded by the exons ATGAGTTCAACTGTTTCGACATCTCAAGGGTTTGTTCCATCGTCAAGGTTTGGTGCCTATCAATTCTCAAACTCTGGAACTTCTGGTCCTTTTGATAAGGTGGAGCCTCCTAACAATGATGGTGATGATACAGAATTGTTGAGTGTATCCTGGAATCAGGATTATACATGTTTTGCTGCAGGTACTAGTTCTGGTTTCcgtatatataattgtgatcCATTTAAGGAAACATTCAGACGAGATCTTAAAAATGGAGGTTTTGGCATTGTCGAGATGCTTTTCCGTTGTAATATCTTGGCACTGGTTGGTGGTGGCATGGATTCTCAATACTCTTCAAATAAGGTTATGATTTGGGATGATCATCAGAGTCGATGCATTGGTGAGTTTTCTTTTAGGTCGGAGGTTCGTGCTGTGAAGTTGAGAAGGGATCACATTGTTGTTGTGTTGGAGCACAAGGTTTACGTTTATAACTTCTTGGATTTGAAACTACTTCATCAGTTTGAAACAATAGCTAATCCTAGGGGGCTGTGTTGTCTCTCACACCATGTAAATACATTTGTCCTGGCTTGCCCAGGTCGTCGCAGAGGGCAAGTTAGGGTTGAACATTTTGGACTCCATGTTACAAAGATAATAAATGCCCATGAATCTCGCCTGGCATGCTTTGCTTTAACATTAGATGGATTGGTTCTTGCAACAGCTAGTACGAAGGGAACACTCATAAGAGTTTTTAATACAATGGATGGTACTTGCTTGCAGGAG GTTCGTAGAGGGACAGAAAAGGCTGATATATATGATATTTCATTCTCTCAAAATGTTCAATGGTTGGCTGTTTCGAGTGATAGGGGCACTATTCATATATTTAGTCTGAGAGTTCGAGTAGCGGGAGAAGATGAATCAGCTCGACTTTTTTCTACACCAGGATTGGTGCATCAGAATTCTTCATCTTCTCTTGACCCTCTGATTTCTCATACGGCTGGTGCTAATCCTAGTTTATCACTTCCGTTTGTAAAAG GAGTGCTTCCCAAATATTTTAGTTCAGAGTGGTCATTTGCTCGGTTTCACTTGCCGGAGAATACTCGATGCATTGTTGCATTTGGATCCCACAATACTGTCATTGTGGTAGGCTTGGATGGAAG